The Vicia villosa cultivar HV-30 ecotype Madison, WI linkage group LG1, Vvil1.0, whole genome shotgun sequence genome includes a region encoding these proteins:
- the LOC131630714 gene encoding cell wall / vacuolar inhibitor of fructosidase 1-like, which translates to MVKSLLLFVLILCTTLVATHSRVIQPNGANIVQQTCSMTPNPALCIQYLNTDPKSSTSDVNGLAQIMFDVLKLKANIAIGKINQLTRSIPTKQNDAVLSCIISYRSILVDVWLSTQALQDGNPNFAVHNAEYAASDVNDCENAFSGKSPLTAENNVVRDASVITSAICKLLL; encoded by the coding sequence ATGGTGAAGTCATTGTTATTATTCGTTCTCATCTTGTGTACCACTCTTGTTGCAACTCACTCTCGAGTTATTCAACCAAACGGTGCTAATATTGTACAACAAACTTGCAGTATGACCCCAAATCCTGCACTATGCATTCAATACCTAAATACTGACCCAAAAAGCTCCACCTCAGATGTCAATGGTTTAGCACAAATCATGTTTGATGTACTAAAGCTTAAAGCAAACATTGCCATTGGCAAAATCAATCAACTTACTAGAAGTATTCCTACAAAACAAAATGATGCAGTTTTGTCTTGTATTATTAGTTACCGTTCAATTTTGGTTGATGTTTGGCTATCAACTCAAGCTTTGCAAGATGGAAACCCAAATTTTGCAGTACATAATGCAGAATATGCTGCTTCTGATGTCAATGATTGTGAGAATGCCTTCTCTGGAAAATCACCACTCACAGCTGAAAACAATGTAGTGCGTGATGCATCTGTCATAACATCGGCTATTTGTAAATTATTGCTCTAA